A window of the Miscanthus floridulus cultivar M001 chromosome 14, ASM1932011v1, whole genome shotgun sequence genome harbors these coding sequences:
- the LOC136505818 gene encoding probable calcium-binding protein CML36 has product MKLSVPFCGGSSSSAASPKASNKSKSTRRSKDGKKSGGGSSFSSTASSHDCASTVTTPRTVLLPSSPPRAGAGTSRKPPTPAVTREELEVALRRVVSSEEELAEMLVEADAGLVVPEELANNAADDEGDLREAFAVFDADGDGRISAEELRAVLASLGDDCCSVEDCRRMIGGVDGDGDGFVCFDEFSRMMMHGM; this is encoded by the coding sequence ATGAAGCTTAGCGTGCCGTTCTgcggcggctcctcctcctccgccgcctctcCCAAGGCGAGCAACAAGAGCAAGAGCACGAGACGGTCAAAGGACGGCAAGAAGAGCGGCGGTGGCAGCTCGTTCAGCTCCACCGCGTCCTCCCACGACTGCGCGTCCACCGTCACCACGCCGCGCACCGTGCTCCTGCCATCCTCGCCACCGCGGGCTGGGGCTGGGACTAGCAGGAAGCCGCCGACGCCGGCGGTGACGCGGGAGGAGCTGGAGGTGGCGCTGCGCCGGGTGGTCTCGAGCGAGGAGGAGCTGGCGGAGATGCTCGTGGAGGCGGACGCCGGGCTCGTCGTCCCGGAGGAACTCGCCAACAACGCGGCGGACGACGAGGGCGACCTCAGGGAGGCGTTCGCGGTGTTCGACGCCGACGGGGACGGCAGGATCTCGGCCGAGGAGCTCCGCGCCGTGCTCGCCTCGCTGGGAGATGACTGCTGCTCCGTCGAGGATTGCCGCCGCATGatcggcggcgtcgacggcgacggcgacggcttcGTGTGCTTCGACGAGTTCTCGCGCATGATGATGCATGGGATGTGA